The genomic stretch GTGGATTTCTTAGTACATTGAAAGAAGGGTTGGCAGCGGTCTAACATGCGGGATATAAACCTACCCAGGGCCGCTACTTTGCCTGTTATAGTTTGGACATCACGAACAATTCTCGGTTCCTTGACTTCTGACAATGAGACGATCTTAGTtgggttggcctcgatgcctctttTGCTGACCACATACCCCAAAAACTGTCCTGAAGATACTCTTAAAACACACTTTgttgggttcaacttcatctgatacgTATCAAGTATGTCGAAGCACTCTGTTAGGTCTTCCACGTGCGTGGTACTTTGTCTGGAATTTACTACCATGTTGTCAATAtgaacttccatgttttttcctagTTGTGCAAAGAAGAGCTTGTTCATTATCCTCTGATATGTTGCCCAAGCCTTCTTTTGGCCAAAAgacatgaccttgtagcagtaCAAGCCACGCTCTGTTTTGAATGCGATGTGGATCTGATCCTCCTTCTTCATTGGGATCTAGTTATAGCAAGAGTAAGCATCGAGGAAGCTTATTCTTTCATAACCCACGGTAGCATCTATCATCTGATCAATTTTTGGGAGCGGGTAGTTGTCTtttggacatgctttattcaggttGGTATAATCGACATATACTCGCTTCTTCCCATTCTTTTTCGAGACCACCACAGGGTTTGCTAGCCATCTAGGGTATAAGCACTCCTCGATTGCACCTATGCTTAACAAGCGTTCCACTTCATCTTGTATTGCTTGATTAACTTCGGGAGCAAACCTTCTCTGCTTCTGTTTGATAGCTGGAAAGCCTTCTGAGATGTTGAGGCTATGACACATGATTTCTGGGTTGATGCCAAGAATGTCATGTGGGGACCAGGCAAAAGTTCTGATTGTTGTCTTGAGGTATTTGATTAGCTCTTACCTTTCAGCATCTGGAAATCGGGCATTTACCAGCAATTTTTTAGATGGGTCGTTCGGGTCTATGCAAACCTCTTCTAAATCATCGAGAGTTGACTACGGTTTCTCGTACTCTTCCTCATCTTCTATACTCTTGAGATATGCTGGTAACTTGCCCGCTAATTGCTATTTGGTGTTATCATTGACAGAGGCTGATGAGTCCACGTTGTTTATTTCTTTCAGAGTTAAGTAGCACTTCTTTGCCTGTTTCTGGCATCCCTTGATGTCATAAGTGTAACGTCCATCAAGAGATTGACATCACATGAATTGGTGTAAAGTGGAGAGGATCCTGTGCATTCTATGGATCCAACTTCGCCCTATGATTGTGTTGTAGCTTATAACGAAATCTATAACTAGGAAGTTGACTTCTAAATTGCATTCTACGGTGGCAACGTTCATTTTGACTGCTCCCTTTGGGTAGACTCGTAGGCTATTGAATCATAGGACTGGAGCGACAGAAGGTTTTAGTAGGCTCTCCTCAAGACCCATTTTCAGGAAAGCTTCCCAGAAGTGGATATCGACGCTACAGCCCCCATCGACTAAAACTCTTCCCAGCTGGCAACGATCTACTTGGAGCTTTATGACTAATGGATCATCGTGAGGAAAGTGGATTCCTCGCAGGTCtgcttcagtgaaagttattggaGTGGTGGGATAGCACTGCTCCTCTGCGATAATAAAGTTGACGGTGTGTCTTAGCGACCTGTATTGTTTCACTCTCTCCTCCATTCACCTCTGATGTTTGGTCTTTCGTTCATCCTCTATTGTCAACTCAACTGTACCATGTATAATTGGGATTCACTTCAAGGGTTCTTGCAAACTTGAAGAAGCCACGTTTGTCGAGGTAGGTGCTATCATCAAAGCTGGAGCTAGAGCGACACTGGGTTGTGTGGTGTTTGCTCTATCGGATCCTTTGATGTACTAGGTCAATCTTCTGTTTCTCATAAGAGCCTGAACTTGGTTGTGGAGGTTTTGGCATTCAGAGATTGTATGTCCATGATCTTTGTGGAAGATGCAGAACTTGTTTTTGTCTTTTCTCTCCAGAGGAGTTGTGATCTTGTAGGGTTCTCGCCAGATTGGGCGATCTTTAATCTCTTCGTAAATGACCTTCTGTGGGACAGTGAACTCGAAAGAAGAAAATCTTGGGGAATCACAGTTGTTTCTTGATCTCTTTCCCCCCTTCGAAGGTTCTGACTCAAGTTTATTTCTCTTGTCCTCCCTCTTTGGTGGAGAAGAGGGATTGTTTGGTGGTGGTTTGGAGATGAGAGCAGTTTTCTTCTGGGCGCGCTCGTGACACTCCAAAACTCGAAAGACTCCTTCGGCACGGACCTGTATTTCTGCCATGTCGTATGGTGGGGTCATAGTGAGATTTTCATGTAAGAGAGATCCCACTTGCAAACTTTTAACAAAGAGATTGGTTGCGGTCGTTGGTTCTACATAATGAATTTGGTGTACCAAGTCGATAAAGCATTGTAGGTACGGCTTCGGGtgttcattttctccttgctcaATTCGATAGAGGTCTGCCATAGTTCTTGGAGCCTCACAGTTAGCATTGTATTGTTGTAAGAAGGCTCTACGAAGGTCACATAAGCTATTGACGAAACCAGGTTTGAGTTGCCTGAACCATAACATGGTCGGTTCGGAAAAGGTTGTGGAGTACACTTTGCAGTGTATAACTTCATTGTTTACTTCTAAGGCCATCTTCTGTTGAAACTGAAACAAGTGACTAAGCATATTTTCCTTACCTTTAAAGGCTGGCAGAGGAGGGATCACGAAGTCTCTCGGTTTCGGCTCATTCTGGATCCATTCAGTGAAGGGTGATTTGTAAGTAGTTCTTGACACCAATTCAGCGAAGTCAAAGTCGTGCGCAGGTCGAACCTCAGAGAATCTATGCATGACCTCTCGAAACATTTCCTCCTTCTAACTTTCCAAGAATCGAGCGGAGGGAGTTTGATCTTCAGTGGTTTCCTTGGGCCTGGCCCAGGTATGGGTTCATGGGCGACCATGCTCTGTGGTGGCTCGACTCGTTCGTGGTACCTCTGTGTTAGTGTCTTTTTGTACTTAATATGGCTCGACCTGTTGCTCAGCAATTTTACGCTGTTGACGTGCTGGTGATGGCGGCATCGGGGCCTTAGATCCATCCCTGGCACGAGGGGTGCCATCCTCAGATGGATCAACCTGAAAAACTTGGGTCCCAGACTCTCCTAGAATGGATTTACCCTTGTCCTGGGTTCTGCTCAGGCCTTCATTTTCCTTTATTAATTCGGCAATCTCGGCCTCCATTTTTTCTTGGGCATCTGTCAATGTTTTTATGGCCTCATCGGACTTCTGTTGGCTAGCCTCCAACAGTTGGCACATCTTGTCGAGTTGCTCACTGACATCAACCGTTGTAGCGGGAAGAACGATTGCGTTCGATGCTCCGTTAGTTTTCAGCGGCATGGCTTTCATGTTCGAATGAATCTTGATCTTGCGAAACTTTCTTTATTCAGAATtaccacagacggcgccaaattgtTGATGCAACTATTTTGATCTTTCTATTTCGGAAGGTACACAGTATCAACTATTGATTCTCCGATCTTCTCCAGTGACACAGAAGGCTTTGATGACCGTTGAATCGCCTGGGGGTACctacaagaaagacactccgatgcttaagtcatcCCCCTTTCCTTTTACCGAAAAGTAGTATTTATGGAACAAAACACTGGAAAAGTAGTTATATGATCCACTCCCTAATTGGCTACTGATGTAACAGAATTTCCCGCCAAAATGTCTTCTTGTATATTCAATCTGGAGAAGACAGAAGGGAAATTCACCTTCGACCCGTGGCCTCTGACGACTCCTTTTGTGTCTGGTTAAAACGTTCTGTTTTACTTATTCCCAAAATAGCAAAATATTTAAGCCGAACATTTTTGGCCCAACAATTTGTAaattaattccttaattattGAATAACTAAGTTTATAAGTTTATGGATGAATGAATATTACGGACTAAATTCACATTAACTGGACTTCTGATGGTCTTTGTAATTGGTATTACATAGTAACGCTTTCCTTGTTCAAATGGGTTCTTAATACAACTATAAAAGACATAAAGAAGTTAATTGGAGCGATGTAACTAGAATTTTGGACTTTGATCGTGAacattaaaatcaattaaatttaAAGTCTaaatcaaatattttatttttaaattttaggaGCTACGTAGCGCGCATAAAAAAGTGAACATCAATATTACTTGTTTGGAAGTTTTTGGTTACAACATAGGATATAGCGAGTACTCAAGTCAAATATTACAAGTATTCATGCATGTAACCATGgcttataaaaaaatattgatgaccAAAATTCTACTTCAAAGCAATACATAAATCAAAATTGAATATAGAAGTTCAAATATGACCAAATCTAAAACTATACTCAGATCTACCCATAAAGATAATCaattatttttacaaacaaaatACCAAAATCACTAATTTGgattacaataataaatataatatattttaaaaaaaattaaaatacacaaGAAAAAAGCATTTCTGCAACCATCGTGGAAGTCGAACCCGCCACCACCATATAGTCCACACTGTTCAAGCCATAGACATCCCTACAAAGCCGTGGCCATTCCTAAGTCTATGTTTGGTACAAGGAAAGAAAGAGAGGAAAGAAAATTTTGTTAAGAAAAgtggagaaaaagaaaagaaaaatgtatATTTCATAAGAGAAAAAGTGAGTCGAAAAAATTGAAGTTAGTCTCACCATTTTTATTCCTctccaaatttaaaataaaatttagtggaaatttttttcaaatagaAGACAATATacaatataaaattagtaatgtATCCTTATTCTTTAAATTTCCTATTAACAATTTTAGGGATAtagaaataattataaaataatataattttcttTCCTTCCCTTATGCTAAACAACCAGAGTATAAACTATCTTTTTTTTTCCatcttaaatattttcttttgctCTAACTTTTTTTCCCCTCTCTACCAACATAATGTAAAAAAGAGACAGTGAGAGTGAAAGTGAGCCATACCCATCCCCCTCAATAATTGGGTTCTTAAATATGTGTTTTGAAATATGGTGTAATTTTTTATGTATTCTATCTATATGATGTAATTGTGTTTATGTGTTCCTAGGTTTTGTTTATAGTgtaatatgttgtaatttttgTTCGATGGAATATAGGGAATATTTATGATTATTGGTGGTTTTTTTAtggtcattatggtagatctatatatttttttagaagtTTACAGTTGACAAggttttataaattttatttacaataataatgtcactttttttatttacaaaactaccatatttttataaatggataactatatatataatattatattattttttctcTTTCTAATTTTTCATCAACACCGAAGAAAATAATTGGAATTAAAAGTAACATTTTAGTTTCTTTAATATTTAGTTAACTAAAAAAGTTATTTTCTGCTTTGTTTATAAAAAAACAGAAATGCATTTTCAATTATTGTAATAAGTAATAACATAATTATTTCTTAATTTggttaaataaaaaatcataataaaaatccaaaatgtgtatttttttattataattttaaagtaACTTCTAAGTCtctttttgtttgattaataaaaaaaacactaTTATTTACGTGTAAATTACTTTTGTAATTAAAAAGTGAAttaaaaattttcattaaaaaaagttATTATATAATATACTAAAAAGTAACTTTTGAtgataactatatatatatatataatattatttgcaCATATTTCTTTCTTGGAATTCGTGTATTTTTCTTCCTTGGTCacttttgttgaaaaaaaattggGTGAACGAGAAATTGATATCtaaaatggtaattattcaaCAAATTACTTTGATCAAAAATGAAATTATCATAATActgtgtgattaattctgattgattctTAGCAAATTACTTTTGTCAAAGCTGAGATTATGataatattgtgtgattaattcttATTGATTTTCAGACAATCACTTTGGATAACAGTTGATATTACCataataagtgtgattaattctgattgatttttaaaaattaagatCCCAGATTTGTGGAATATTTAGGCATTAATGCATTTATTCACACACATTTTTAACTCTTCATGAAGCTTATAAAATGAGGTTTCTCCTCTAATTCTAAGACGCATAGATATAGAGTATCATACACAAAAGTCTtagtctctttctctcttcaaTCTTTGTAGTATTTTCTGGTAATAGAGAGAATGTTTCTTTTGAGTTCGTCCGAGTAGACACAATTGTTTTTTCGTCTTGCTTGATAGTTGATGTATTATGGAAAGTGGTTCCTCACGAATTCTCTGGCACCATTCAGATAGAGGGGGAAAATCTACTTTAAAGAAAACGCATTTTGCGTGTCTTGGCTTTGATTTATTCTTTGTATTGTATTTTCACATTTCTATtcttcaactaaatatatttgtTTATACATTTCGttcttttatattatattatttctaACAATTTTAAAGCACATTCTAACTCCCTGTGAGAAGATGAACAGGTTGAATGACGGaaagaaattttagaaattttcttttaattcaatttttttaatttttttttttttgcagtttaATGGGTGCCaataaattataaacatatatattatatgtgaactaatctttttttttttaccatttttctTTGGTTCACGTTAGCCTTTTTTGTCTTTaacgtttttttttttctttcaatttttttatataatgagtggtaacaattatatatatatatatttatatatgcattATTTGTACACGTATATATAAGTTCTTAATCTTATTAAGTTGCtatctttttgtttttgttgtcctatatataaatatagtggaattctcctatagggatTTCATTTTAAGTCCTACCAGTAGGGCTCTCAGTATTCTCAATCCTTGAACAATTTTCGGCGCgagttttttttatgaccgtgtatattgtaactatttagagcatcctgcaaatttttagaaaattccgaatagtttacaataccgaaaactaggttcaaacatgttgttgcacgtgtgactaattttttttatgcgcatagaaaacaacatgtttgaacctagttttcgatactgtaaactattcagaattttctgaaaatttgcaggatgctataaatagctacaatatacacgatcataaaaaaaagtcgcgccgaaaactgttcacaggtcgagaaacactgagagccctaccggtagagcttaaagtgaagctcctatagaagaattgtcctataaatatatgtatatatatacatatatttatatatatatacatatatttatatactaacATATTCTTATACATAGCACGCTTGTTTAGTTTTGAAGTTGTAAATATTatctatattttaataaaaactgatatataataaaatgaattatagttctataatatatacaaatatttatatcaattatctcaacatatatgacatttaaacacatctttgacatagatatatatatatttacatgactatatgacatatatataaaatataataatatctaaaaaaaattaataatagaaaaagtcatagtataGATAGTAGTATACAAAAACAAACTAtaattagtttctaatgtatctcatcAACTAtaattagtttctaatgtatctcacaatgttctttggtgaattcgatgaaaaaaaaaaatcttcaatcacttgatataaaaacaaactatcatacaaatttataagataactACTACAAACTTAGGACATTTTTTTAAGGCACTCAGctagatgcgagccctaaaaacagctTCGaaattttttaggacactcattgagagtccttaaagaatttcttttaggacacgtagtgcaagccctaaaaactgatgtgtttgctaaaagtttgaatttttttaacaaaagttcctcgactttttaggacactcattgagtatccttaaataattattttaggaTACacaatgcgagccctaaaaacttatgtgtatcctaaaagtttgaataattttttttaacaaaagttttattattatttattaaaaaaaatcacccagCCCcttttactctctctctctctctcctcggatccctctctctctcccaaagttccctttctctctctccttgCGCCGCCTCTGCCAGGGTCGAATGGCCGCCCTCCCGTCGCCGAACACTGCCATGCACCACACCAGTCGATGCGCCGTCCCCCGAAACCCCCAACCCCCGAAGATTGACACCTTACGCGTGGCCTAAGGCCCTGAACAGGGCACTCGAAGTTCTATTGTTCATGGGTTTCTCCAAAACTTTTCGAGCACTTTCCGGTCACTTCGAGCCACCACGATctaaaccaccaccaccaccaccaccaccatactccttgcttcttggggttcaaaacccactaaaaaatcaaactcattgGTCACTAGAGTTGGAAGTCAATGCTCATCGAAATCCATGGTGATTTTCGAACCGTCAAGCGTAGATCCGAGCTTTTTTAAGCCATTTCAAACTAAACCACCACCCCCACGATATTTCCCTTGGCTTGGGCTTTAAAACACAGTAGTTTGTTTTCCGAACCACGACCTTTGAATGGTGGCGCCGCAGCCGTCACCTGAGCCCCGCCGCCGCTGACCACCTCtgtgctttgggcttcaaaacccaccaattaattttttaaaaacaagaaattaaaattttcagcttttaaggctctcaaatagtggactcgcgccccgcgagtcctaaaaacttttttagggctCGTAGTAGTATAAAAAAACGATATActtgcctttattatttttaaataaatatgatttaattatttaaattatcataaaatatcttaaaaatattatattttaattatttttttgtttgtttaagtttatgtttgttctagtttttgaatttggcagcgacaacaaaagattatatattatatgtttaatataatattaagattaagtttaattaaattttatttaagttataaaatatatggttttattatttttaaataattatcattgtaaaatatctcaaaaatatcatattttaatttttttaattattcatttatttaattttatttaaggttaagtcatgtttacaatctatcgttaaacataataatattatgttaaatataagaatattatgttatagttaacagaaaaaaaaaaaaaaaaaactgttaaaaccaagaatttctattatctacacactttttatatataagagATATATATAGACgtttcatgtttttttttctctattttattttaaattgtgattaattttaaatataaatatatatatatacatggaaaatatatttaaatgccTCATTGTTAATGTTTTCTTTAATGTGTATACTTACTATTCAAGTATGATGTGATTGCTAGTTTCAATTTCTGATCTTAAAATGTAATTGCTAAAAGTGTAATTTTTTTTGCACAGTTCATATATGGCTGAAACACATGGATGTTATTCCTACTGAAAGCACTGGTGGATCTCCCTGAACTCTGACTTCGACCACAAAGAACCAGTCCTCAAGGGACCAGTCTTTGCAAGTTTAAGTTCCAATGGTTCCTGTGAGCCATAATGAGAAACTGAAACAAAATTTACTGGTGTGAATTTTAAACCATGGCAGCAGAAAATGTTATTATACTTAACTACGTTGAGTCTTGCGAGATTCTTGAAAGAGGATCCTCCCAGTGTTGGAGAGGATGAAGTAGATGTGTAAACTCAACATGCAATTGAGGCATGGAAGCACGTTGAATATCCTTTGTAGGAATTATATTCTGAATGACTTGTCTGGATGTTGTATAGTGTGAAGAAAACAAATAAGGAATTGTGGGACTCCTTGGACCACATGTACAAAGCCGAAGATGCTGGAGCCAGGAAATTCTTGGTTGGTCGATTCTTGAACTTCAAGATGGTGGATTCCAAAGATGTGATAAGCCAAGGGATGGCCTTCAGTTGATTATCCATTGAATACATGCGGAAGGGGTGGTCTTGAGTGAGTCTTTCCATGTAGCTGTTATTATAGAGAATCTACCCCCTACATGGCTAGACTTCAAAAACTATCTAAAGCACAAGCGAAAGAAAATGAGTGTTGAAGATCTCATTCGCATACTATGCATTAAAGAGGACAACAAAGGTGTTGAGAAGCGATCCTCAAATCCAAATGCTGCCAAGGAAAATATGGTGGAGCATTACAAAGGCTCCAAGGGGAGGAAGCCTAAGCCCAAGCCAGGGTCCAAACTAGGACCAAAAGGTGGAATTTTCAAAGAAGCTGAAATTCCAAGGGAAGTGCTTTAATTGCAACAAGATTTGACATAAATCATCAAAATGTAGACTACCGAAAAAGAAAGGCAATGAGGCCAATGATGTGGAAACCATGTCCCAAGTGGTCATTGACCTAGACCTATTTGTTGTGGTCTATGAAATAAACTTGTTGGATACTAATCCAAAGGAGTGGTGGCTCAATACTAAAGCTACTTGTCATGTCTGTGTGAACAAGTTTGCCTTCTTTGATCTTACTTCGGTGAAAAATATGGAGAAGATCTAGATGGGCAACTCGACAACCTCTAAGATAAAGGGGCAAGGTACTATGTACTTGAAGATTACATCTGGAAAGAGTGTGGAGCTGCATAATGTGTTGTATGTGCCTAAAATTTGCAGGAATATAATCTCTAGAACGCTGTTGAGCATACATGGATTCAAGATGGTTTTCTTTAGTCCCAGAAAATTGTACTGTCTAAAGCTGGTGTTCCTATTTAGCAGGGTTATGTAAATGAGGGAATATGGAAGATGAACATAATGACTGTTAAGCCAAAGACTATTAATAATCATAATGCTCTACTTCTTCCATTTACTTGCTTGAGTCTTCAAATTTAAGGCATGGTAGACTAGGtcatgttaattatgatacttTGAATAGAATgattaacttgaatcacatactgtaacgccctactaatctagaatcgttacactatgtgtttaaaaatagtgcttaacttgttaagtgagtcatttggacttaaacgtgtaattaaagttaattaaaggattaggtattaaaaattttggccaAAAGAATAATATTGTTCATTAAAAAGTTTCAGTATATACAAAAAAGAGTTTATAAGTAGTTGCAACTGTAAAAAAGGTACAAAATGGCTGACTTAAGAGGCAAAATCAACCAAAACCCTTGATCCCCAAAAGAAATCTTGACCGTGGCAATCAAGCAGACCGCATATATACACAACACCCccgaagctcttcaactcatggttggtccagctttcctttcccctcacatgcaccacgaagcactcatgagccaaggttTAACAAGAAAACCCCAAAAAATAAAAGAGATATCTAGATAGACATTAACATGTCCTACATACTTTATAACCACAACAAATTCACATAGATTTTCCAATCAGCATATGACTCATGCCGAGTAGATGGATATCACACCCCCACAATGGTCCCACCACTACGGCAGATATCATAACCCTGTAATGGCCCCGTCATTACGCATGTAATGTCGATAACGGCCTCACGACCAAGCGATCGCAATAACAATCAATCAGTACAAACATTTATAACAACAAAGGTTTATACAGAGCAAAGATTCATGACACCACCATCCTTGTGTCCTATAATTGGGGCGTATGCCCTACACTTGGTGCAAGTGTCAGTTTTCTTACTTCAAATCTCGAGAAGATAGCGTATGGAGACCCCGAGTGTGATCATTTCCTCTCAAGCCTAACGGTATACCGCTATCATAACATATCAAGgaatatccatcaagaactaaaccaattaagagcttCAAGATTGAGTCGTAACCCTCGGGACCCCAGATTCCACTAAAGCAAATAGTGgaatcattcccgagcccttaggtctGGGTTCCTATATCGCAAAACCTGATTTTTGACCTTTTTCCCATTTGAGTCACGATGCCCCCACAAAATAGTCGCGGTGCCTGACTAGGAAGAGAGCCTGACCCAAAAATCTAATGTACTTGCACAGCGACGTAGCCCGCCAAGCGACATGGCACTAAGGCGATACGAGGTACCCCTGCCTTGACTGAGTTCATGCAGGTCGTGACCCTCATAACCAAGCACTACAGTGCTACCCTGCAAGCCTAGGAAACCTGTGATTTTTAAGAATCGCAACcctcctaaaattgctccaaaacaTGAATTTAACCAGAATTGACCACAGGATTAATTTCACCAACACAGAAAACAGCCACCAAGGACTTCCAAAACGTACCCAAAcccaaaactcataattcaaagACTCACCAAGAGTAGCACAAAAACTACCAAGAGTAAGGATCTTACCTTTGAAAATTCAAGCTTCCCAATTGTATACCTAGCTTGATAGCCTCCAATCCCACAAGAAACTACTCCAACTCCAACAAAGATTTCCTTTAGACTTAAAGTTCTAGAATTATCCCCTTGAGAGAAATATTTGAAGAGAGAGGGAAGGAAACTACAGTTGAAAATGTGAGTGTAAGGAAACAATTACTAACTTGGTTAACCTTAATTGC from Humulus lupulus chromosome 5, drHumLupu1.1, whole genome shotgun sequence encodes the following:
- the LOC133779115 gene encoding uncharacterized protein LOC133779115, with product MHRFSEVRPAHDFDFAELVSRTTYKSPFTEWIQNEPKPRDFVIPPLPAFKGKENMLSHLFQFQQKMALEVNNEVIHCKVYSTTFSEPTMLWFRQLKPGFVNSLCDLRRAFLQQYNANCEAPRTMADLYRIEQGENEHPKPYLQCFIDLVHQIHYVEPTTATNLFVKSLQVGSLLHENLTMTPPYDMAEIQVRAEGVFRVLECHERAQKKTALISKPPPNNPSSPPKREDKRNKLESEPSKGGKRSRNNCDSPRFSSFEFTVPQKVIYEEIKDRPIWREPYKITTPLERKDKNKFCIFHKDHGHTISECQNLHNQVQALMRNRRLT